In Arthrobacter citreus, a single genomic region encodes these proteins:
- a CDS encoding GNAT family N-acetyltransferase: MNLRLDKATIADAQIIFDMQVKAFLPLLEKYKDFDTSPANESIDRVIKRISYPAGGFYKIMHEDVLVGAVCVYWKEETQFWISPMFILPEHQGLGIAQKAIQLIEGQFPQATTWELRTLLEEKRNCHLYEKMGYKQIGERKQLNERTTLVGYKKIVNNEMYI, from the coding sequence ATGAACTTACGATTAGACAAAGCAACAATCGCAGATGCACAAATCATTTTTGACATGCAAGTAAAAGCCTTTTTGCCATTGTTAGAAAAATATAAAGATTTTGATACAAGTCCTGCAAACGAATCAATAGATCGGGTAATTAAGAGGATTAGCTATCCTGCAGGAGGATTTTATAAAATTATGCATGAAGATGTCCTTGTTGGAGCAGTCTGTGTATATTGGAAGGAAGAAACGCAATTTTGGATTAGCCCGATGTTCATTTTACCAGAGCACCAAGGCTTAGGAATTGCACAAAAAGCAATTCAGCTAATAGAGGGTCAATTTCCACAAGCAACTACTTGGGAATTAAGAACATTACTAGAAGAAAAACGAAACTGTCATTTATATGAAAAAATGGGATACAAACAAATAGGCGAAAGAAAACAGTTAAATGAACGCACAACACTTGTAGGCTATAAAAAAATAGTAAATAACGAGATGTATATTTGA
- a CDS encoding RNA polymerase sigma factor, producing the protein MAESNKNSLEELFNKHSSLVFRTAYFLTKSKEMADDITQETFIRIFKKMDLFDVTKSIEPWIYRITVNVTRNMIRKHKLKHIFSLNSAISTDKVVENSILKNEMEDELWKEINLLPYKSREVIVLHYYLELKLEEVAASLNIPIGTCKSRLNYALVKLRNRLSDNEILKVDHRLKRSESK; encoded by the coding sequence GTGGCTGAAAGTAATAAAAATAGTTTAGAAGAATTGTTTAATAAACACTCTTCTTTAGTGTTTCGAACTGCTTACTTTTTGACGAAATCAAAAGAAATGGCTGATGACATAACGCAGGAGACCTTCATTCGCATATTTAAAAAAATGGATTTATTTGATGTTACTAAATCAATTGAACCTTGGATTTATAGAATAACAGTTAATGTTACGCGTAATATGATTCGAAAACACAAGTTAAAACATATTTTTAGTTTGAATTCTGCAATTTCAACTGACAAAGTTGTAGAAAATTCAATTTTAAAAAATGAAATGGAAGATGAACTTTGGAAAGAGATTAACTTGTTACCTTATAAGAGTAGGGAAGTAATTGTGCTTCATTATTATTTAGAACTAAAATTGGAGGAAGTGGCAGCCTCATTAAATATACCAATAGGAACTTGTAAATCAAGATTAAATTATGCACTAGTAAAATTGAGAAATCGCTTATCCGACAATGAAATTCTTAAAGTTGATCACAGACTAAAAAGGAGTGAATCTAAATGA
- a CDS encoding GtrA family protein: MNRTFFRFIAVGVLNTIVGLSAIYLLLHLLGLSYWWSTFLGNTIGACVSYLLNRKFTFKSQSSVSKSVPLFIIVILASYFIAYNLGAKLIDFSLSNTDFISDKMKTDLAVLISTGLYTIVNYFGQKLFVFHNKRENEKLVDEEGI; this comes from the coding sequence ATGAATAGAACCTTTTTTCGTTTTATTGCAGTAGGAGTTCTAAATACGATTGTCGGATTATCTGCAATCTATTTATTACTACATTTACTTGGCTTGTCATATTGGTGGTCTACATTTTTAGGCAATACAATTGGAGCATGTGTAAGTTATTTATTAAATCGCAAATTTACATTTAAAAGTCAAAGTTCAGTCTCAAAAAGTGTTCCACTATTTATCATCGTCATTTTGGCAAGTTATTTTATTGCATATAATCTTGGGGCAAAATTAATCGATTTCTCATTAAGCAATACTGATTTTATTTCAGATAAAATGAAAACTGATTTAGCTGTTTTAATTAGCACAGGTTTATACACAATCGTAAATTACTTTGGCCAAAAATTGTTTGTTTTCCATAATAAACGGGAAAATGAAAAATTGGTTGATGAAGAAGGAATATAA
- a CDS encoding glycosyltransferase family 2 protein has protein sequence MKRPLLTIVVPCYNEEEVFKETSNQLSLVLEDLIDDHLISDDSKILFVDDGSKDQTWKLIENESNENYYVKGLKLSKNVGHQNALIAGLEIANKHSDCVVSIDADLQDDINVIRTFVEEYLDGYDIVYGVRDSRETDTFFKRSTALGFYRFMSKIGINLVPNHADFRLMSKRALDELFKYKEINVFLRGLVPLVGFPSTKVYYDRKERLAGESKYPLKKMISFAFDGITSFSIAPIRFVTLLGFLSIIFSLIAGGYTVAQHILGNTIIGWPSLMVSIWFLGGIQLMGIGIIGEYIGKIYHEVKKRPRYAIETDLYSTNNSFEFLKEVVHNGLKDE, from the coding sequence ATGAAAAGACCTTTATTAACAATAGTTGTTCCTTGTTACAATGAGGAGGAAGTTTTTAAGGAAACTTCTAATCAACTTTCTCTCGTATTAGAAGATTTAATAGATGACCATTTGATTTCAGATGATAGTAAAATTCTATTTGTAGATGATGGAAGTAAAGATCAAACATGGAAATTAATCGAAAATGAAAGTAATGAAAATTATTATGTTAAAGGATTAAAGCTTTCAAAAAACGTAGGGCATCAGAATGCGCTTATTGCAGGTCTTGAAATTGCTAACAAGCATTCAGATTGTGTTGTTTCTATTGATGCCGATTTACAAGATGATATTAATGTCATTCGTACATTTGTAGAAGAATATTTAGATGGTTACGATATCGTTTACGGCGTAAGAGATAGTAGAGAAACAGATACTTTTTTTAAGCGTTCAACTGCGCTTGGATTTTATCGATTTATGAGTAAAATAGGGATTAATTTAGTGCCGAATCATGCAGATTTTAGGTTGATGAGTAAACGAGCATTAGATGAGTTATTCAAATATAAAGAGATTAATGTTTTCCTAAGAGGACTAGTTCCACTTGTAGGTTTCCCATCTACAAAGGTCTACTATGATCGTAAGGAAAGATTAGCTGGCGAATCTAAATACCCATTAAAAAAGATGATTTCATTTGCATTTGATGGAATTACTTCTTTTAGTATAGCTCCAATAAGATTCGTTACATTGCTAGGATTTTTATCAATAATCTTTAGTTTAATTGCTGGAGGCTATACAGTTGCACAGCATATTTTAGGAAATACAATTATTGGTTGGCCGTCATTAATGGTCTCAATTTGGTTCTTAGGTGGAATTCAGCTTATGGGAATCGGAATAATTGGTGAATATATCGGAAAGATTTACCATGAAGTTAAAAAACGCCCAAGATATGCGATTGAAACGGATTTATACTCCACGAACAATTCTTTCGAGTTTCTAAAAGAAGTGGTGCATAATGGGTTGAAAGATGAATAG